The Anaerotignum faecicola genome includes a window with the following:
- a CDS encoding phage scaffolding protein, giving the protein MDELSEIFQNTQSFEELEESVKGFIESGFVPKSEFEALSGEYEGYRAKHEAAMKENAVDNAILKAGGRNTKAIKALINMDDVTIGENGEIKGLDIEAVKKSDGYLFNTVETLTDGTGFAKGTLGNEKGILKEIADAMGIKK; this is encoded by the coding sequence ATGGACGAATTAAGCGAGATTTTTCAAAATACCCAAAGTTTTGAAGAGCTTGAGGAAAGCGTGAAAGGATTTATTGAAAGCGGTTTTGTGCCGAAAAGCGAGTTTGAAGCGCTAAGCGGCGAATATGAGGGGTACAGGGCCAAGCACGAGGCGGCAATGAAGGAAAACGCCGTTGATAACGCCATACTTAAAGCCGGAGGCAGAAATACAAAGGCAATTAAGGCCCTTATAAACATGGACGACGTAACGATTGGCGAAAACGGCGAAATTAAAGGCCTTGATATTGAGGCTGTAAAGAAAAGCGACGGATACCTTTTTAATACTGTTGAGACGCTTACCGACGGGACCGGTTTTGCAAAGGGGACGCTGGGAAATGAAAAAGGCATATTAAAAGAAATAGCCGACGCTATGGGAATTAAAAAATAA
- a CDS encoding phage head-tail connector protein: protein MTGQREAVKAILGIKDGSLDAEIDIAVAEAEEFICCYCNIKEVPEGLKRVEAAMAAEIYRERCIGKTEKSGGIKAVYEGDVSVTFGDGKNAFLDDFSERLNRYRKAGW from the coding sequence ATGACTGGGCAAAGGGAAGCCGTTAAGGCGATACTAGGCATAAAAGACGGAAGCCTTGATGCGGAGATTGACATTGCCGTTGCGGAGGCTGAGGAATTTATATGCTGCTACTGCAACATTAAAGAAGTGCCCGAAGGGCTTAAAAGGGTTGAGGCGGCTATGGCGGCTGAAATATACAGGGAAAGATGTATCGGAAAAACGGAAAAAAGCGGGGGCATTAAAGCCGTTTACGAGGGCGATGTGAGCGTTACGTTCGGCGACGGGAAAAACGCTTTCCTTGACGATTTCAGCGAAAGGCTCAACAGGTACAGGAAGGCCGGGTGGTGA